In Lycium ferocissimum isolate CSIRO_LF1 chromosome 7, AGI_CSIRO_Lferr_CH_V1, whole genome shotgun sequence, the sequence ATCCTCCTTATGGAGATCTTTGTTTCCACTCTTATCTTAGTTTTTCCTTTTGGTTTTGTATAGAAAGTCAACATTGACAATTGTAATTCTTACTATTATCAAAAGAACCGAAAATAGAGTAGTTTTGGGGTTTGTAAATTGTAATCTTCGGTATTCTCAATTCTGTTCGAAGGAAACGGATCACTTTCCTATGATATCTGTCTCTGttaaatatatatcaaatagaaGTTTTAATTATGCATTTTGGCTCCGTCAGTGGTATAATTAACTTGTTTTTCGGTTCTTTGTTTCCATCTCGTAGTAATAAAAGTATGTGTGTAAATTGTGATATATAATACGAagtttaaagggaaaaaatacGAACTTAAAATGATAAAAGGTAAATTTATTAGACCAGACTTAAAAGCTGAATACGAAATAATTAGATATCGTCTGATTGTGAAGTTGAACAATTGTATTTTGTAAGgtgtaataaaatattaaaaaggaacTGTTTCGTTGAATAGGTAAACatattttttggtaactaaAACTTTTTATCAATTACCAAGTAATTCCACTATTTCTTAGCTCAGCAACACAACTAGCTACCTGGATATTCATCAAATCAACTAAACCAAAACAATACAAAAGTAAAGAGATTAGAACATTGAAATCCTTAAATCAATAGTCGGAGAATTGAAAGATCAGAAAAGAGAATATGACAGAACAACTTAAAATCCCTAGGTAGAACAATTAAATCTTGAAATCCTAACAAGGCAAGCGAATGAGCTACATGCTACATACATGGGTTtccttcttttcctcttatttcatTGTTACCTGAAGGGGATTTATAAGAACTACatgagaaaattttaaaatttgtagCAGGGTAAGTAATTGATGTTTTTTTTGTCctctttctcttgttttttttcaCTTGCTGTGAATATTTCTCTTTCCAAATATCCCTTCAGTAATTTATGAGAATCAAATCCgattttctttttcctgatAATGCCCCCTTATTTGGTAAAATTATTGAAGCACTTTAAGGGTGTGGCCTACCTGTCGATAAGTTATAATTAAATTCTGAAAATCATGGTTTAAATTCTAGTAGaggtaaaagaaaattagataATTTCTTGTCATCTATCTATTCAATTTTGGTGGAGTTACTCAGTTCGTGTGGCGAAGATAATATTTAGTAAATAATTGGTCCACTTAAATTGTTCTGAACACTATTGCTCTATAGGCTCGCCATAGATCATTTTTATGGTCCCCAGTATGAtaaaggattcgagatcaatcATGTAATGATAGGTGTGGGATGTGACGACTATTCAACACAATATTATCGACACTTAAAGGATAAATGTTtgttttccataaaaagaaaggaagccAAGGAATGTTCTACTTGAATGTGTTTGGTTTGTATAGAagaggaaagaaaaataattttttccatcTATATTGACATGAAACAGATTCAGAGTACTAGTAGGATCAATGCATCAAATTTTCAGTGTTATAGAAGTTGAGTCAAATTTTCAGTGTTAGACAAAGTTAGGTCATTATATGACATTTTTCAATAACGCGTTCTGGCTTTAGTAGTCTTAAGAAGAAGAtttagtcaaaaatttaaacAGTATAGCATGTGTACACGAGTTGGGAAAGGTtaacaagaaatccaaggaaAGAGGCATTTTTCACCTGCACTTGAGATTTGGAGAAGAGACCCTCGTATCTAAATTTCAGTACGGAGTTGTTGAGTCAACTAACTAGCTACTATTGAACTACTGACCACTACAACAAAAAAAAGCAATCTAATATCGCACGAACATGTGTCTTATCAATATATCGTAGATCACACGGATGATAGCTTTATCAAGTACTCCTAATTCTCTTCAACCACTACAAAACTATATAAACCAGTTTGTTGAGGAGTCGGACAAAAATGGCTTTCCTTTTTGATCCATTACACTAAATAGTTACTCAAATGCTTGTaacaaatttgtttttttttaatttcgttttttatattaaaagcGAAATTAAAAAATGTTGCAGTGAACATTGTAAAAAAgatattaaaggaaaatatttttagttattttaagtttttagcAGTTAAAAACTAAAATAACCATTTCTTTAAGTGTAATAATGTGACAATTTGCATTGAAATGGTAGTTCTTTAATTGAATGTTTGTTAATTATGTTGAATAAACCATTACTAACCAGATGGTATAACGAATATATATCGATTACATTTGAATCTATAGATCACAAGGATGATAGCTTTACTGTTACCCCAATGCTCCTCTTCAACCGCTACAAACTATATAAAACTAGTTTGTTGAGCCGATTTATATAGCTTCTATTCCCTTTTCACTTTTGCTATCACCAATATTTGGCAGATCTTCATATGCATAGTAGTGGAACCAGCAGGAGAATATAGTCCATTCATCTTAGCAAGTGTTCCCAAACAAGCAAAAAATTTACTATATTTAACTAGGCTTTTCATCCCAATGAGACTTCAAGTCGAGTAACTACAGCAGCCTAAAATGGAGAACAAGCAACTTCAGTTGAACGATAAACCCATACGATAATCATGCTTAGATTTTAGGGATAACATTTTTACTTGAAAGGAAGGTCATTAACTACAATACTCCCTctggatcaaaaagagtgtccacttagcatttatttttttgttcaaaaagagtgtccacttaccaaatcaagaaataattaaccttatttttccaaaaaaaaaaaaaaattttgccattttgggtttaaaaaaaaaaagctcgtTTGGTTGGGAAACAACTTATCCCGGATATACTAATCCCTTTTCACTTTTGCTATCACCAATATTCATATGCATTATCCAGAGATATAGATCCATTCATCTTAAGgtggataaaataaaaaatttactatTTAACAATCCCAATTAGATTCAAGTCGAGTAATCCAGCAGGATTAGTTATCCCCggatttttattccaaccaaacatgggataaggagatttattttttgttcaaaaaaagagccaaaattttatccaaatttgcggactatttttgcttatccttcacaccaaacgaccccttagtgaCCAAATCCGAacacctatttaattaggggtggtttagtcaaattatctacTTTTTTCATGCCTAGAGGGTGTTAGTGGCCAAATCCAACACCTATTTAATTAGtggtttagtcaaattatctacTTTTTTAATCCGACACTTTTTGATCCGGATGGAGCAATACAATGCAAACGTTGAACATCACATTGGTAGTCCGTTGCAAACtttgaacaaaatcataaagtaCTCATCCTGAAATGCATTCGTTAAAATGCAAATTGCTCATATCCTATTGTTACAACACACAACAATAGTAACacaaataaaattaatcaaaagaACTTCCTGAGACTTGCTCCAAATGGTCTTTCATGTCTACAAGATTAGCTCGATTACATAACCAACCACTAATATGAATAGAACTGTCATGTTAAATATGTTACCAAACAAAAAGAATCTAGTTGTTACAGAGTGAATTAGCTATATTGTGGTCAATGCGACCTGTAGTAGGAGTCAAAAGCTGTACCAGTAGATCAAATTGTTGTCATCAAGTGGTAGAGGTTGGACATAGGGAAAGACTAGAAAATGGTTAGCTCACTGTGTTGTGACACTTTTGGCAAGATTGCGAGGTTGATCAACATTGTATCCACGTAGTACAGTCAGATGATAGGCCAATAACTGAGCAAGACAAACgacaaacacaagaaaatagtTGAGCTCACTGTAAAATctcaaacaaaaattaaaataactgGAGGACAGGAAAGCTGATGTGCAGCAACTATCACGATTCATAAAATTTCACAGAAGTTACTGACATTGAAAGCTGAAATTTTTAGGTCTGCATTAGATTTTGTATCATGAGGAAACAAACTTTTTCCAGATTCCCACTTTTCCACAAACTTGCCAAAATGCACACATAGACCGTATACGTAACATTACATGTATACAAGGTAAAATAAGTTCTTAAAAGAAAGAGCCAGAGAGAAACAGTAAACGTATccgaaaaagaagaaaaaatgtttAGAGCTACGAAGAATGCTGACGCTGTATAGTTGTCACCCAATAATCACTAAAAGTTCTTATTTCACTGTTTCACTGAACTATGCGCCTAAAGCAGAGTAGAAACATTACCTGTAATGGAACTATATTAATTACGGGCTGCAAACAGTCCGCAACATGTGGAACTTCAATCACTCGAGATGATCCACCAACAGAAACAGATGCTGCATCTCCTTCTGTGCACATCACTATCAGTCGACCTTTCCGTGCATGAAGTTGTTGAATGACTGACTGTTGTTTGCTGCGCACCAACCAAATTTGTTAAAAAACTGGCATTCACAGTCATGACACTCTCATTATTAGTTAAAGACTGACCTAAAACAGGAATCACGGGTGGCGATTACTACAATAGGGAGATTTTCATCAACCAAAGCCAAGGGACCATGTTTCATCTCTCCAGCAAGTATACCTTCACTGTGCATGAGTGCCACCTCCTTTACCTTCAAAGCACCTTCAAGAGCTGTTGCATAGTTGTAACCTCTTCCAAAAACAAGAAGTGATTGCTCAGCAATTAGCAGCTTAGCAAGATCCTTCATTTCTTCATCAAGCTTGAGCACCTCTTTCACTTTGCCTGAAATTCATGCATAACGTAGCATACAAGAACCATGATGATCCCATACATATTTAAGGACAAATAGAAACATGAATGCTAGCACCAAATGAAAACTTACGTGGCAAGTCAAATAGACCATCAATTATTGCTTCTCTTCTTGCTTGATTTGAGAGTGTATCACCTCCAATTGCAAGAGCTAACATGGCCATCACAACAATTTGGCTCGTGTATGCCTGTTTATCAAAGAGGTAATTGAGAAGCCAACGCGAAAAGTGACCACTAAACTTCAAGGAACCATGATATACCTACCTTAGTACTTGCAACTCCTATCTCACAGCCCGCATTTATGTGAACGCCACAGTGAGTGTGCCTAGCAATTGCGCTACCAACAGTATTTGTAATGCCAACACATAATGCGCCATTTTCCAGAGCATACTCTAATGCAAGCAGAGTGTCAGCAGTTTCCCCTGATTGACTAACGAATACAGCCGTATCTTCTCTATATATTGGCCCTTGTCTGTCCACTAAATCACTGGCAATCTCCATGGTTACAGGAATACCTAAATTAGAGAAATAAAACTAGTGAGACCAAAGGTACTCCAGAATCTACGCTTTATCCCTTGTGATAGAGCTCAAAAAACTTCATTATAAGTATAAACAACTAACCAGAAAGCTCTTCCACGATGGATCTTGCAGCAAGAGCTGCATTGTAACTAGTGCCGCACCCAACAAAAACGATTCTCCTGCTTCTTCTTATGGTTTTGAGCTGATCCTTCAGGCCCCCCAAGAGAACAGTCTTGGCTTTACATGATCCACCACGTATAAGTCTCCCTCGCATAGTCGTCGTTACAGATTCTGGCTGCTCATGAATTTCTTTTTGCATGTAGTGCTCATACTTGCCTTTGTTTATCTGTTCTACCTCCAATTCCAAAATGGATAAGGCACGCTGAACAGAAGCAGGTCTACCAAGAGCACCACCATGGTTATTCTTAGCCTGGTCAAATTTGTAAATTGACACGCCTCCATCCTGACTCAACAGAAAGCAAAAAGTTATGAAAGCCCACTCTATacttatctaaaaaaaaaaaatagaagccCACTCTATAAGCGACcaaggaagaagaaaaggcaAAATGTGGATGTGCATGGATTAATGATTAAGTGCTTCTTCTTACTTAAAATGCATGTACTTCTTGATTCGGAGTTCTGTTAGGCCCTTCACGGCAAGGTGGACGTAAAGAAATTGATCCTGGGcttaactcaaccccaaaagctagttCGTGAGCGGAGGATTGCCTAAGACCAAATAAGGAGACCACTCATCCCATTAACCACTGATGTGGGGCTTCTTCACATCCCCTTGGGCTTTTAAATATGGGGGCCCACCATCGGGTGGGATGGgtcctgctctgataccatgtaaatAAATTGctcttgggcctaactcaaccccaaaagctatgAGGAGAAAATTGCCCaagaccatataaggagaccaccTATCCCATTAATCACCAAAAGACTTGGTGAAGATTCCTACACATACTGCAACCATCTAAATAGACGTTAATCATAGATTCCAATAGCTTGTCTAAACCCACTGAATCTATGTTCTAGATGAAAAATTGTGGCGAAACACCATGTGAGCCGTAGTTCAACAGGTCATGAATGTGCTTCCCAATCGTTACCCCACTTTGCTAATCAGAATGCACCAAATGCTGACAAACTTATTCAATCTTTGATGACTGCGCAATCTTAACATCCACGTTTCTAGTAATTCATTTTATGGATGCATTGGACCTTGGAAATTCCATATTTACTTCCATTGATTTGGATTAGTCGTCAATTGTTCTATAGGACTTACCATTCTCTTTGTTAGTTATCTCAATACAGTATAACACTCCTCTAGTACTTCATTGCACCATCCTTTTTCAATTCGGTTTGTTATATCTATCATGTTATTCTCCAAAAAGACTCTCCCTAATCTATGAATTGCCGGAATTTAGACACCACAATCCCGTGTAGTCCATTTAACATTCATTTGTTTATGGAGCTAACAtgatcccaaaaaaaaaaaaaagaggaggaaagGGGGAAATCAGTAAACCACCGCAATTTGGTATCTACTACAAACTTTCAGCAACAAATTCGTAGGGAACTCTGAAATTTGATCTAAGAGAAAATATTGTAAGTATTAGAATGAAATGGGCCCAAATTGAGTGGAAAAAATATCGAGGATTAATATAGCCAATGCCAAACTAGATTGGGATTGAGgcatattttttgttgtttgagTGATCCATTCGCCCGTATATTCTATGGCTTTCTGCTCATCTTACCTCTTATCTCAGCTACATTTACTGTTTATGCAAGTTGTTACAATCTGTCCAAGTCCTAAACAGTTTCAAAATACCATTTAGCAATTGCTCCCTCTCTCTCATCGGTAAAAAATTTAATCCTGGAAGGAGCATTTTCCCCTCAAGTTAATTAATGCTTGGTGCAGAGATCTTAAAGAAGATTCTGTATCATATCCTACCTCGTCACACAAAAAACAAGACGCACCTCATAACTCTTCATTCCAGCAATATTGGTCTGATAGCGCAATCCTTTCGCCACGATGCTCTAAATAGTGCATCAAAATCAACATTACAAGAACTGAGGCTCTCATACTTCTCTAGTACGTGTACACCCAGCTTTTGGCTGATAGCAAGTACGGGTAAGTATCGAGCATGCGTCTCTAGCTTTTAGCATGTTTTTAGTGTATTTTGGAGGAGTTGCACAACCCATTACCCCTAACAAATTCACTAAAAACTAAAGAAAAGGGCCCACATGTCATCACCATCCCACTCCATACAAGTTAAAAAAATCATATGGGTTACCCGCTCCTGTGCCTAGTGACTCCAGATGTATGACTCAGGAACAAGTTGGTTGCATATGggttttttatgtagttgggttGGATTTAAATGGAGCTGttgtaaaaatgaaatcgggtttGTTGGAGATTTCCGTTAAGacgggtatatttgaaaactttaatgacgggaggggtatttttgacccaaatttgtaaTGGAGGATATCTTTAAcacttttcccaaagtagaggggcatttttgacccttttcccataaTATTAACTAGAAAAGAGACTTCTAAAATATTTCAGTTTCATCTGCATCTATGATGAACCAACTAAGATTCAGTTTTTGTGTTCACAGAATGAAGAGGTGGTATATTACCAAAGAGAGTTGCTCAAATTAGAAGGAAATAGTATCACAATTCACAGTTAGCTTAGTCGTCATGAGCTCCATTTTCTAATGGAAAATAGCCTCGAAATTAACAATAAGGGAGTACCTTGATGTGAACAACTTCGCCATCCTCAATTACCAAGACCTTCTTAGTATGTTCAACCAAAGCATTAGCATCACTGGACAAGAATAATTCCTTTGGTTGCCCATTGCTTGAAGGAAATTTAGCATCACTAAATGATGATCCTGCTGAGGCCTCTTCTTCTAAGTCCTGGAATCAAAGAATGCACTTTAACGTGTGAGCCTATGGATTGCACAGTCAAGTAAATTTCATCCATTGACCATTTAGGTTAAAATCCATCCTATATGAACATGAGATCCTAAATGGGTCA encodes:
- the LOC132061882 gene encoding glutamine--fructose-6-phosphate aminotransferase [isomerizing] 1 yields the protein MCGIFAYLNYNVTRERRYILEVLFNGLRRLEYRGYDSAGISIDSSNLNSESLVFRQEGNIESLVKSVYQVILKFYDSLLAKGIDFMGLSLFLLIILALIWFHASMLMLFCFINFFLFSIHVLEECGMRRTHASNWYFNELWSVGKPTQFQDLEEEASAGSSFSDAKFPSSNGQPKELFLSSDANALVEHTKKVLVIEDGEVVHIKDGGVSIYKFDQAKNNHGGALGRPASVQRALSILELEVEQINKGKYEHYMQKEIHEQPESVTTTMRGRLIRGGSCKAKTVLLGGLKDQLKTIRRSRRIVFVGCGTSYNAALAARSIVEELSGIPVTMEIASDLVDRQGPIYREDTAVFVSQSGETADTLLALEYALENGALCVGITNTVGSAIARHTHCGVHINAGCEIGVASTKAYTSQIVVMAMLALAIGGDTLSNQARREAIIDGLFDLPRKVKEVLKLDEEMKDLAKLLIAEQSLLVFGRGYNYATALEGALKVKEVALMHSEGILAGEMKHGPLALVDENLPIVVIATRDSCFSKQQSVIQQLHARKGRLIVMCTEGDAASVSVGGSSRVIEVPHVADCLQPVINIVPLQLLAYHLTVLRGYNVDQPRNLAKSVTTQ